ACATGTGGGGTTTTTTTAGACTTCTCcaaagcttttgatactgtcAATCATAGCATTCTGTTAAACAAAATAGAACAGTATGGAATAAGAGGGATACCTCTTCAACTTTTCACCATCTACTTAACAAACAGGCAACAGTATACTGCGCTGGGAAATACTGTGTCTTCAAGGCAAGCAGTTACCTGTGGTATTCCCAGGGAAGCTCGCTCGGACCAGTTTTATTTCTGATCTACATCAATGATTTACTTAATTGTTCCAGTCTACTTACTTTTAGAATATTTGCAGATGACACGAATGTTTTTGCCTCAGCACGAGACCTTAAGACCCTGGAACAACTGATTAACAATGAATTGAAGAACGTTAAAATTTGGTGCGATGCTAGtaaattatcaattaatttttctaaaactAATTTCATGATTGTCAAATCTCCCAGGAAGAGAGATCTGGCAGTAAATATTAAGATAGAAAGTGTAGACGGTGCGAGTTATTTGCTGGAGCGTAAAGACCGAGTTAAATACCTAGGCGTGCTTCTTGATGACACAGTATCCTTTAAACATCATATATCCTATGTCACATCACGAATTTCCCGCAGTAATGGGATAATAGCTAAACTTAGGCATTTCTTAACTCTCCCTCAGATGAGGCAAATTTATTATAGTATCATTTACCCTTACATCTCTTACGCTATATTAGCATGAGGTAGTGCGTACAAATCTTATATAAAGAAAATCCAAACTAAACAAAACCATGCTATAAGGCTGATATTTTTCGCACGTACATTAGGTAAATCAACAGAGAGTGCCCTTCCTCTGCTCAACCTTCTTGATTTTCTAACAGTAAATAATATCTATCGACTGCAGTTGTTCATGTATGCGCCTTCACGGCAGCATTATCGTTTTCACCGGTtcgtttttttcgattttgtaAGGTCTTAGAATTTATTAATCTTCATCGGAATGGTCTTAAACAACATACAACCATCTAGTCTTCGATATTTGAGGACGTTTTGGCCACGATATCGCGGCAGACGAGCAGGGAAGCAATTCAAAGATCGAGAAGCCTACAGGCGACATAACATTGAAGTTCAACTGAGATCAATGAACCGAGGAGTCAAGAATATAACATCAGTTCGGAACCTAGACAACTGTATTCGGATTTCTACCATCAACCCGGTTAAAATGGACGCTAGCTCCAGTGTATTTGTACCTTCTGCCTTGCTGTCGAACGTTATGTCTTTGCCTCCGAAGTTTGATGAAGTTCGGGAAGCCATTACTGATGCTAATTACGACCTGGCATTTTTAACTGAGACATGGTTGCGTGACCATCAATCCAGCAATGCTTTCGCTATGTCTGGGTACAATTTTTTTCGCCGAGATCGATCGAAAGATTTACATGGGGGAGTGTGTATTTACATCAAGGATTCCATCAAATATGAAGTTATTGATGACCTTTTTGACGAAAGGCTTGAAGCCATCTGGATTAAAATTCGTCCACCGCGTCTCCCGAGAGGAATGTCATCTATTGTTATCTCGACGATTTACCATCCACAGACGGATAAAGGAGTTTCCGACACCGAGATGCTTAATTACCTGTACGAATCAATGACTGTAATTGAGTCCCGCTATTCTAACTGCGGTTTTCTAGTTACTGGTGATTTTAACAGGCTAAACACTCAAGGGTTTAGAAACGCTTTCAAACTCAAGCAGGTCGTACATTTCCCGACCCGTGGTACCCGCACTCTCGACTGCATTTTTACCAACCTGTCAGAGTACTACACCGCAGTTCAGCGTCCAGCGTTTGGTCTCTCGGATCATTTGTCGGTTGAACTCCAACCCCTGGCTAGATTCGATCAAGCAAAGGCAAAGCGGCGCATCATTTGCAGGGATCTGCGAGCCTCTAATAAGGCCGCACTAAGCTCCTACTTGGAAAATGTAAACATTAAGGTATTGGTTGCAAGTAACGGTTCGTGTGAGGAAAAGTTAGAGACCCTTGAGAACGTAATTAAGGTAGGTTTGGCCGTGATCATGCCCCTAAAGGCTAGAACAGTGGTTCTCAATGAGGCACCATGGGTGACCACTTCTTTAAAATCGCTCATCCACAGACGCCAAAAGGCGTTGGCCTTGGGAAATATGATGGACTACCGCTCCCTTCGCAATCGGATCAACCGCGATAGAAAAGCTTGCCGTTCGAAGTATTACGCCGCGAAGGTTCAACATCTTAAAGAATGCAAACCGTCACAGTGGTGGAAAGAGGTCAAGCGCTTGAGCGGTTTTACACCTGTGTCACACCCTGACCCCCTGACCGTCCTCAAACATCTGGTCGGGGAAGGAGGGGAGCAGTTTAAGGACTCCCGATGCCTAGCCAATTTTATCAACAAGGCTTTCTTATCCCAAATGAGCGAGTTTACTCCCCTTAGCCCTTTGGACCCCGTGCATGGTTATGCACACGATCAAGCAAGCGCACCACCTCCTGTATCAGATCACTCAGTTTTTACGAAACTTCATTTCTTAAATCCCCGTAAGGCGCCTGGTCCAGACGGGATTCCGGCGTGGCTCCTCAAAGAGAATGCTGACCTTCTCGCTGCCCCGGTAGCGGACATCCTGAATGCTTCATATCAAGAAGGGCGTCTACCCTATTCTTGGAAAAGGGCCGATATCACCCCTCTCAATAAGCAGACTCCTGTGTCGGATGTTAACAAACATCTCCGTCCAATCTCCTTGACTCCAATATTATCTAAAGTAGCCGAGGAGTATGTTGTCCAGGACTATATTAAGCCGGCGGTTGTGCAGAAAATCGACCCAAACCAATTTGGAACTGTTCCTAATTCATCCACCACACATGCGCTGATCAGCATGTTGGACGCTTGGTATAGAGGCACAGATGGGAACGGGGCCATCGCTAGGGCGGTCCTGTTCGATTTTAAGAAGGCTTTTGATTTAATTGACCACCACATTCTCTGCGAAAAATTGCTGTACTATGATCTTCCACCTTGGGTGATTCATTGGATCAAGAGTTTTCTCACTAACCGCCAACAGAGGGTGAAGTTATCGCAGGATTGTTTCTCTGAGTGGGGCCCTATACCTGCCGGGGTCCCACAGGGAACGAAATTAGGCCCCTGGCTCTTCGCCATCATGATTAATGACATCAAAGTGAACGGTGGTGCAATGCTGTGGAAATACGTGGACGATACCACGATCTCCGAAATTATCCCCCGAGGACAACTGGGGGGTATTCAAGCTGTCGTTGATGATCTCTCGTCCCAGTCCCAACGCGAGCGCTTTAAACTAAACGAGGCTAAGTGCAAGGAGTTGCGGATCAGCTTCGCCAAGAACTCTCAAGACAACTTAGATCCtatagttgttaataataagaACTTAGAAGTAATTCCAACGGCAAAGCTTTTAGGCTTAACTATATCTAGTAACCTCAAATGGAACGCGCATGTCTCGGAAATAGTGAGCAAAGCGGCATCGCGTCTGTTTTTGTTGCGGCAATTTAAGCGAGCGTGTTCTGAACCAAACGAACTTCTATGTTTCTATCGCACTTGTATACGCCCGGTAGCTGAGTACGCATGCCAGGCCTACCATAACAGCCTTCCGGCATACCTATCTGACGACTTAGAAAGAATTCAGCGCAGAGCGTTACGCATTATTTATCCGTTCTGTAGTTATAGGGAAGCTCTGACCCTATCAGGCCTCACAAGCCTCAAATCTCGAAGGGAGAGTCTAACAACTCGCCTCTTTAAGGAAATTTTAGAAGACCCAAATCATAATTTACACGGGCTGTTACCTCCTATGAATGAAACAATTAGGTCACTTAGGCAGAAACGTACGTTTAGCATTCCAAGGTGCAAAACTAAGCGATACCAATCTAGTTTTATCATTGCGAATGCCCTTCAtcgtaaattgtaaatttttattatgcaaatcaataaTGGAACCTGGGGTTGTGTATACACTTTTAATAATTGTAGATTTTAAGGAATGTTCAcatcattttaaacttttgtctttttatatatttttatagttattattatatgtaaatAATCCGTAATTCAGCCGTAACTAAGGCTGCAATGGTTTTATTAATaaagctatctatctatctatctattctAAAATTCACGCATCTTTGGCATAAAGGTTTGCTGCCAGTCctgtttcaaagttattttcaaTATGCAAGTAGTATTCATGGGTATAACACCAGATATGCTTCCAAACAGAATTTATATAAACCTAAAGAGCGAACAAACTCTGGAAAACAAACACTAGCCTTTGCTGCATCTTTTCTCTGGGATAATATCCCAGTAGACTTAAAAAGCCTAAATGTcttcaatttttcaaagaaattaaaacattaTCTGCTCTCAGAACAACATTTTGAAACTTTGTCCTAAACTCTTCCTCTCTTCTGTTCTACatttattagtttattttttagttCTGTTCTCCATCTTTATGTAAGAAACTTAAAGTAACTGGGGGCTAACTCGAAAACTACTCAGTTAATTAGCCTCCAGACTCAATAATTGTATCTTTTTTAGTTCTTTCCAAtggttatttatttatacatatacatatatgtacaagAGTCAATAaagttgtttgtttgcttgttgtttgtGAAGCAGCCGTGAAAACGGTGAAGTCATTATGGCGAAAAAAAATGTGGACAAGGAGAAAGCACTGCTAGAACACAGAGCCACCCCAATTCCAGGGATTGACCTGTCCCCATCTCAGCTCTCCATGGGACGCAGGCTAAGAACAACCCTTCCAATAGCGCGTGGCCTACTGGAGCCTGAAGCATACAACATGCAAGACATCAAGGCCAGAATGAAATATAGAAAGGAATAGCAAAAGCACTACTATGACCGCCAGTGTACCAAAGAGCTACTACCACTCAGACCTGGCGACCATGTAAGAGTGAAACCAGAGCCTGGATCAAAGGAGTGGAGAGCAGCCACAGTAGTGCAGCAACATGCCTCACCTCGATCATATGTAGTAGACGTAGGTGGCCGACGAATCAGACGAAATAGAGTGGCCCTGAGAACTGACACATCAAGGTCTCACGCAGGATTCCGGAAGCGCCATGCAAATAGCATCCCGGAGCCGGAACCTGATCCAGGAAACCCTCATGTAGTACCAACACTCCAAGCAAGCACACACATGAAGCGTACAGCACAGGATCATGACCCAGATCCTCAAGCTGCTCAGGAAAACCTAACTCAAGGTGTAATACCCTCCTTTGGCGCAGCGGACACCAAGGCCTCAGCCCAGTACACAACTCGGAGTGGTCGACAAGTCAAGAAACCAGTCAAGCTAAACCTGTAACTTAAGTGTAAAGGAGCTGTGAACAGCCGTCGTATGTGAACTCCGACAAATGCTGTTCAACTGAGGCTTAAATGAACTGTTGAcgtttttcctgttttgttgtttttgttgttgttgtaagggaaAGGGGGGATGTTATATATGGTTAAGCCGCTGaccaaaacacattaaaacCGTGCTTTCATGTAACATGGCGTTCATGTTATGATATATGTAACACTACTCGCTGACATTTCTATACCTACAGAGATGATATTTTAGTCTCTCCACCTGTGTATCTTATTCTACATCAGTTTATGGGAGTCTGTTTTAACTATCGGCTATTCACCCTCTAGAAAAATCATGCTATTTAACATTCAGTGACgttaacaaacaaaacaatatttgaaaATATCTACAAATTTGATGACTGTCATATTCGCATCACTGGATCTTCTTTCTCTGGTTGTTATTGTAGCGCTGCATAACGGAAGCTTCAACAGTTTCCTCAAGTGCATTCGCCTGTAGATGGGTGAAAAAATGATTCTTGAGGCTGAACACTCGTTCAGCTGAAGCAGAACTTGGCTGCACTAGAAGTAGCTTCCGGACGAGAGCAGACCAATTGGGAAGGGTGCGTGAATGCCTCGCCCATCGCTGTATATTTCCATTATCGAGTTGACACGGATATTTATTCGTTTTGTTCGAGAGcaaatgcataaaaaagagATTGTTGTCACTAAGAAAGGATATATTTTCTCGGATTGAAAAAAGTTGCCGAAAAAATGCTCGAAAGACCATAAGTTGCCGAAAAAATGCTCTAAACCTTAAAGGCCCAcgttcacccaaaatgcattacgcttcacgctcggcaaatctgaatttggtgtgacacgaaactttcaaaacttccaggatctgttatcatcgtcttttttcattacaatcggatcctgcacgtatattttaatccgcctgtgcaaatacgttccctgttcgacattctatagttttcctgtgttattttgtacatattcggtgtatatttataaaattagtcgttacaagctgacgagtacaagacgagatggcggccttttggaactgcttgagtgcgttcagccaatcagatcacgcgtttggacaatagagagattcaaaacaaaaacaaacgaccgcaatgagtcttggatgaaggtgggcctttaagttGCGCAAAAGTTCTTGTGTAAAAGCCTACTCACCATGACCATAGAATCTGCTTTTTACAGTCAATATCCCTAAGCTGTCACCAAGTAGTCTCTAAAATTCGTAAGCGCTTTTAGAGGTCCTTTGTCCATTTACACTCCATCGTTAGAGCTTTGTATTCTACttatacttttatttttatagtTTTCATGCATACGTCACATCTTTTACACATTCACCCTACACCTCCTttgcatatatatatttaatataattttagagctgaacaaagagtttccagcaatctgattggttgagcaatTCGTACTATGaggttttagtatcacccaaatagtggactaatgcaaatcctgcattttgatggGCTACGCTAccaggggtctaatagtaatagtcatcgagtagcgaaattggcagggtttttctttggtttttttcccctaaaaatatttcttcaacttgcattttctaaactttattattgccttttctgtccaactagttgggtgatactaaaacaattagacccttcgccctcaaaggccacagatcaatagcccattcggcttcgcctcatgggctattgacccgtagccctttcgggctacgggtctaattgttaaatattcaccgcgctacgcggtgaatataacgttTTCGTGACCAGACTACTAAGCACGCCAGCATTGCCATCTCGGCgagtaaacatggcggacagttggtgaatgaatttttcacctatttgaaagacatcactctaagtccaggatatttgaaaggatggagaatattttaagtgactgctgtcattCCTGGACCAAAAATCCttccaacaactcgtgttcaaggcagtcAACGCAGTGGTTAGGTTGATTGCCAGCggggtcagatcgattgaccgaggtctgtttttctccaaactccaaactgccgaactcgatgagtaaactgattgaCAATCGATGTAGGCTCACATGTAAAGCTTCCTATTAAAGTTATACGACTGCATACAtgtgtgcaaacgaacatttgggtcgcTGTTTTTATTtgctagtctgttattctctgttgttcagctctgaaattatactaaaacaattattcgcctcaggctcggtgaatattgtcgaataatcccctcgacttcgtctcggggattacAAATACCGAAAGCCCTTATTTCCTGTTTTGGGAATTGTTGTGAGTTTTATGCAAACCGCATCCTCTGTGCACTGCGACATATGGTACTCATCAATGTCCATTTACAGCAAAGTGGCAATAACCATCCAGATGAACTTCAGGAGATACAGACATTACAGGAaaatctcaaagcaatttatACATCGCTGTTTGAGCTTCCTGTGATGCATGGTTATGCCTATAGGCCACCAACAGAGCGACCATCTGGTCCAGGGAGGCCAAGCTATGTGATTACTTCTGAACAGCTTGCGTGCCTGCGTAGTGAATTCAGTAGCTGGTCTCAGATTGCTAGAGACAAACAATATACAACAGGGGCAGAGAGCTGGGTTCTCTTTAGACTTCAAACGGTTTTCAGAAATTGAAGATAACAATTTGGATGCTATGGTGCAAGAGGAGCTAAATGCATTCCCACCCACTGGTGAGACAAATGTCATGGTAGATTTACGGCAACGTGGAGTATACATTCAACGCTGGCGGGTCAGGGAAAGTATTATTCGTGTTGATACCATCAACGGAGCAAACAGATGGGGATCAAGAATATCGCGTCGGCCATACAGTGTTCCACACCCTAATTATTTGTGGCATATGGACACTAACATGAAATTGAGGCACTGGAGATTTTGCATCCATGGCTGTGTTGATGGTTTTTCCAGAGCCCTATTGTACCTTAGAGTAAATAATAACAACAGGGCAACAACTGTTTTGGGTTGTTTTCAACAGGGAGCATCTGAATGGGGATATCCCTCTCGCGTTAGGGCTGATAATGGCGGAGAAAATATAGCGGTCGGAGAATTCATGGTATGGTTTCGCGGAGAAAACCGTGGAAGTTTTCTGACATGGCCAGGTGTGCGGAACACGCGAATTGAAAGACTCTGGAGGGATGATGTAGAGCGTGTGGTGTCTGTGTTTTGCACGAAATTATTCAAGCCCCCAGTGTAAGTACGTAACGTCCTTAGGGGCATGTctgtataaaagtgaacacgcgttTCGAAACAGGCGGAGGAGTCTATTTCGTTTTTAGACTTAAGAGCAAGAACACAAGGTTTAGTCgggaaaggaatacagaatCGTAAGTAAAACTTAAACCTATTTTCAATTTACACTAGTTCAAGGACATTACGCTAACAAAGCCTGAAAGTTATTGTATTTTGCTTTTTCCAGTTTGACTTCTATACGCTTCTATAAAGCAAGAGTACAAAATTAAATCCTCAGATTTCCCAAG
This genomic stretch from Acropora muricata isolate sample 2 chromosome 5, ASM3666990v1, whole genome shotgun sequence harbors:
- the LOC136917357 gene encoding LOW QUALITY PROTEIN: uncharacterized protein (The sequence of the model RefSeq protein was modified relative to this genomic sequence to represent the inferred CDS: inserted 2 bases in 2 codons) translates to MVLINVHLQQSGNNHPDELQEIQTLQENLKAIYTSLFELPVMHGYAYRPPTERPSGPGRPSYVITSEQLACLRSEFSSWSQIARDXTIYNRGREXGFSLDFKRFSEIEDNNLDAMVQEELNAFPPTGETNVMVDLRQRGVYIQRWRVRESIIRVDTINGANRWGSRISRRPYSVPHPNYLWHMDTNMKLRHWRFCIHGCVDGFSRALLYLRVNNNNRATTVLGCFQQGASEWGYPSRVRADNGGENIAVGEFMVWFRGENRGSFLTWPGVRNTRIERLWRDDVERVVSSVFSSIFLFLEDRLFLDTGDDRDMYALHYIFLPRIQRPLDRFIMRFNHHSISTEHNRTPRQLWASGCLLSYRSPNAGIRDVFDQEMPSDLDTYGNDPDAPLPDPDNDVSGVHVAPVNFVLNNTLTMNLQQNVDLLSEDGKYGIGIYLQVRDFINRVVQNDSNPSQQ